The stretch of DNA TCTGCGGTTGATAATTCGATATCGTGGAGATGTTGGCTGGCTTTGGTGTGGTGATACATTGGTTGACGACAACTTTGCCAATGGAGATTTGTGGGAGGTCAGTCTTAAGGATTACGTTTCATTGCTTGAATCCAACCATAACCAACTCGTGCTGACGATAACGCCTTTGAAAAAAGGATTATCGGTCAATGCCCAATCCGCGATGGCCGCACGCTCCGAACATGTCGAGGAAGAGGTCGCGGATTTGATCGGTGTAACGCTCAAGCCCATCTACCGATCCGTATATCGCCTGCCGGGTAAGTAGTGTGACCGGCGCATGGAGGATGTTTGCATGAAACCGCCGTGCCTGCGGTGTATCGCCATCCGTTTCTCAGTAGCTTGGCGCGACCTTGAACCCGCCTTTTGTCTCGAGGAACTGCCAATAGCTCCATTCCTTGGGATTGATGTAGAGCGTATAGGTCTTTTTGCCGACGACAATTTCGATGGGGAATATGCCGGACGGGTTGGCCATGATGTCGGCTTCGATCTCCAGGGCACGTTCGTGGCTGGGGAGATACATCGTGTGGGTTTTGCCGTGCGTTTCAAAATACAGCATATCGGTCATTTCTGGCTCCTTTGCGTGGATTTGTTGATAGCATCAAAGTATCAAGGGAATCCGACGGGCATACGGTCGAATTTACGGCGTGTTATAAAGGTCGGCAATCAGCCCAAAGACGAAATCGGGATGAAAGGCTGTCGATAATTGTTGTACATTTCAGGCGTCGTATGACTCAGATCGTTCTTTTTCTCACCTGTGTTTTGGCAGATGAGAACGAACCAAGTCAATGCTCGCTGATAGAATATCAAAGTTCCGGTTCACGTCTGACCATTGGGGTTAGGCGACCCGGGTCACCTGAATTCCTTAGGAGACATTATGAAGCAGGGTATTCATCCCGATTATCACGCAGTGCAGGTCACCTGCTCTTGCGGCAATACTTTCGTCACGCGCAGCACCGCCAAGGGCGATCACATGACGGTTGATGTGTGCGCGAACTGCCACCCGTTCTACACGGGCAAGCAGAAGATTCTCGATACCGGCGGCCGCGTCGCCCGCTTCGAGAAGCGCTACGGCAAGAAGACCAAGTAGCATTTTTCATTCGCCAGCCTCTGGGTATCGGGTTTTCGACCCGAATCCGGGCTGGCGTTTTTCATACCCAATTTCGTGATTTCAATCTTGAAAACAGCGGCAATATTATAAAAGGACTTTTGCATGGCAGACGAGCAATTCCCGGCGGCGCAAAGCGCGTTGGAGGAATACCTGGACATCGAGCGGCAGATGAGCCAGCCCGAGGTCGCCTCCGACCCCAAGGCGATTCGCAAGTTGGGGCGTCGCCATGCCCAGTTGGGCAGCATCGTCGAAGCTTATCGTGCCTGGCAGCACGCCAAAGAGGATGCCGAAGCCGCCAAGGAAATGGCTAAGGAGGACGCCGATTTCGCCGACGAGGCCAAACGGCTCGAAGCCATGGTTCCCCAAGCCGAAGAGAAGCTGCGTGGTGCACTGATTCCGCGCGATCCCGACGATGTTCGCGATACCATCATGGAGATCAAGGCCGGCACCGGCGGGGAAGAGGCCGCGCTGTTCGCCGGTGACCTGTTGCGCATGTACACGCGTTATGCCGAAAAACGCGGCTGGTCGACCACTATCCAAAGTGAGAACAGCACCGAGCTCGGCGGCGTCAAGGACGTGCAGGTCGCCATCCGGGCCAAAGGAAACCCGGCACCCGAGGACGGCGTGTGGGCCTCGCTCAAGTATGAGGGTGGCGTACACCGCGTGCAGCGCATCCCCGTCACCGAATCGCAGGGGCGCATCCAGACCTCGGCGGCCGGTGTCATCGTCTTCCCGGAGGCCGATGAGGACGACGATGAGATCGAGATCGATCCCAAAGACCTCAAAATCGACATTTTCATGAGCTCCGGCCCCGGTGGCCAGTCCGTGAACACCACGTATTCTGCCGTTCGCATGACCCATATCCCCACCGGCGTCGTGGTGAGCATGCAGGACGAGAAGTCGCAGATCCAGAACCGCGCCGCCGCCCTGCGCGTGCTTAAATCGCGCCTGTTGGCGATGAAACACGAGAAGGAAGCCGAGGAGGCGGCGGATATGCGTCATTCGCAGGTGCGCTCGCTCGACCGTTCCGAACGTATCCGCACCTACAACTTCCCTGAAAACCGTATCGTCGACCACCGCACCAACTACAAGGCCTACAACCTCGACCAGGTGCTCGACGGCGACCTGCAGGCCGTCATCGACAGCGACATCCAGGCCGACGAGGCCGCGCGGTTGGCCAAGACGGACTGAGTCAATACGCCGTTGACTTGCCATCGTGGCAGACTTGCGCACAAGGCTTGATTGTCTAATGAACCACAGGTACACGGTGAATCGTGCGAGCGGCAATGAAGGGGCGAAAATGGCGGATACGCAGGCAAAACGTGATACTGATGCCATGATTCGGCTGGCCAGCGAGGAGCTGGGCAAGGCCGGCGTGGAAACGCCTCGCAACGATGCCAAATTATTGCTGGCTGAGGCGTTTGGGGTCAAGCCAGGCGACGTCGAGAAATCGATCTTGTTGGATATGCCGTTGCACAGCGTGGTCAAGTCGGATACCGAAACGGGAACGCTCGGTAATCCAGATGTAATACGTATTGACGCTGATTCGAAGAACGGCGAAAACGACAAAGCGCTTCAGCAGAACGAATCCGCCGATAATCGTGACGCCCAAGACCCGGGAGATCGACAGGCCGAGGCCGACGATGCGGCCGTCCGTCGTTTCGTCGTGATGCTCGCGCGGCGTAAACAGCGCGAGCCGCTGCAATATATCGTCGGCCACGCCCCGTTCCGATACCTCGATCTGGACGTCGGCCCCGGCGTCTTCATCCCGCGCCCTGAAACCGAGACCGTGGTGCAGGCCGCCATCGACTGGCTGGTGCGCAACCATATCAAGCCCAGCCGTCTGGTCGATTTGTGCGCGGGAAGCGGGGCGATCGGACTTTCGCTGGTCACGGAGCTGAGCGGCAGCGAGGTCTGGGCGGTAGAGATGAGCGAAGAAGCCCTGAAATGGACAAAACGCAACCAGCAGAAGGTGTTCAAAGACCATTCGCTGGCCGGTTACCACTATCATCTCTTCCATGCCGACGCAACGAACGCCATGATGCTGGCGCGATTGGACGGAACGATCGACGCCGTGGTCACCAACCCGCCTTACGTCCCGTCCTCCCAGATCCCGCAGCAGCCGGAAGTGCGCGACCATGACCCGCAGATGGCACTTTACGGCGGGTCGGCCGACGGGACCTATATCCCGGAACGGATCATTCTTCGTGCGTCGAAGCTCTTGCGCAGCGGCGGGGCGCTGGTGATGGAGCACGACATCTCGCAGGCGCGTCTGCTGGCCGATTTCGCCATGGCCCACGGTTTCCGCACGGCGCATACGGGTGATGATCTTACCGGTAGGCCGCGTTATCTTTTTGCCGTCAAGGGATAGTTTTCTTCATCTGCTCGCCGCGCTGTATTGCAATATTGGCGCATTGACGAAGGGCGATTCGGCGGTATCTGCCAACCGGTAAGACAAGACTGACTGACGGATATGTGAGGATTGGTAACGGTTCTATGGTTCTGCTCGGTGAAGTCGGGGCGCAATGATGCAATGAATGCATACTTTGTGTTGGAGGCAATATGAGCGACGTGCGTGCGATTGATGAAGAATCCCTGGCTTTGGCGGCCAAGATCGTCAACGATGGGGGACTCGTCGTATTGCCGACCGATACCGTCTACGGCGTTGCCGCCAGCCCGTTCAGCGCCGAGGCCGTCAGCCGCATCTATGAGGCGAAGCGTCGTCCGCGAAGCAAGGCGCTGCAGGTGCTGCTCTCCTCGGTCGATGATTTGAAAGGGCTTGATCTCTATCTTCCGATGCCGCTTGACCGACTTGCCAAGGCTTTTCTGCCCGGTCCGTTTTCGCCGATCGTCGTGGCTTTAGCCGGCTCGAAACTGGTCACGTTGCGTGACGAGCTGAACGGCAGCAAGACCCAGGCCGTGCGTGTGCCCGATTCCGCGGCCTGCCTCAAGACGTTACGTGCCGTCGGGCCTTTGGCCTGTTCCAGCGCGAACCGCAGTGGCGGTCAAAGCCCGCAGACGGTTGAGGAAGCCGTTGCGGCGCTCGGTGACGACGTCGACCTCTATCTTGACGGAGGTCCCACCACGAGCCATGTCGCGAGCACGGTGGTTGCCGCCGATCCAAACGAGCGTGACGGGATTTCGATTGTTCGTGAGGGAGTCATCAGCGTGGCGCAGGTGCGTGCCGCGCTCCAAGACGCCGAAAGCGAGAGCCCCAACGCATGAGAGTCTACCTGTTCATCGCCGCGATTGCGGGAGGAGCCACATGGCTGGTCACCCCTCTGGTCCGTCATCTTGCCATAGAAGTCGGAGCGGTGGGAGAAGTCCGCGCCCGTGACGTGCATAAGGTGCCGACCCCGCGTATGGGTGGAGTGGCGATGCTGATTGGGCTGGTGGTCTCGATTGTGTTCGCCAGTAAGATGCCCTTCATTTCAGGCCTTTTCGTCGGCTCGTATCAGGCTTGGGTCGTCCTCGCCGGCGCGGTGATGATCTGCCTGCTGGGGGTGGCGGACGATTTGTGGGATCTGGATTGGATGCTCAAACTGGCCGGTCAGCTCCTGATTTCCGTGTTCGTCGCGTGGGGCGGTGTGCAGATCATCTTCCTGCCGTTCGGCTCTCTGGTCACGGCCTCGCCGAGCATTTCCATGGCCATTACGGCTTTTCTCATCGTCGCCTCGATCAACGCAGTCAACTTTGTCGACGGCCTTGACGGTCTCTCTTCCGGCATCGTCGCCATCGGCGGCATCGCGTTCGCGATTTATTCCTACGTCATCGCGCGGGCCACACCCAGCTACGCCTCGATGGCCACCCTGCTTGACGTGGCTTTGGTCGGCATCTGTGTCGGCTTTTTGCTCCATAACTGGCATCCGGCGAAACTCTTTATGGGGGACTCCGGTTCAATGCTGCTGGGCTATATGATCACCTGCGCCTCGATTATCATGACCGGACATCTCGATCCGGCTTCGGTGCATACCAGCCTCTACTTGCCTGCGTTCATGCCGATTCTGCTGCCGATTCTCGTGCTCTTCCTGCCGGTGCTCGACATGTGCCTGGCCATCGTCCGCCGCCTGAGCAAAGGCCAGTCGCCGATGCACCCCGATCGTATGCATCTGCATCACCGCATGTTGCGTATTGGTCACAGCGTTCAAGGTGCCGTGCTGATTCTCTGGGGATGGGCGGCGCTGATTTCCTTCGGCTCGATCATGATCTTGTTCTTTAAATGGCAGTATGTGGCCATCGGCATGGTTGTCGCGGCCGTGATCCTGACGATTTGCACGCTGTCGCCGTATCTGATGCGACGGTGGCTTGAATTACAAAAAGAAGAGGGTCTGGACGTACGAAACGCGCGACACCACCGAAAACGGTAGTAATCGCAACCAATGTCGACGCTCGTCAGCCCGCGCCCATATAGTTGTGATATGGCTATTAACTCACAATCTGATATCCAGTCATCCTACAATCCTCTACCTCCTATCTTTGCGAAGATGGGTCTGGCATATGACGATGTCTTGTTGCTTCCCAACGAGACTGATGTCATTCCCTCACAGGTCGATACGACAACGCATCTGACCCGCGAAATCACCATGAAGGTTCCCGCCATCTCGGCAGCCATGGACACGGTCACCGAATCCGACATGGCCATCGCCATGGCACGAAACGGCGGCATCGGCGTGCTGCACCGCAACCTTTCCATCGACGATCAGGCCTCGCAGGTCGATATCGTCAAGCGCAGTGAGTCGGGTATGATCACCGATCCGCTCACCGTCAATCCCGAGGCCACCCTTGCCGATCTCGACAAGCTGTGTGGCCGTTTCCATATTTCGGGCCTGCCCGTCGTCGACAGCGACAACAGGTTGCTCGGTATCATCACCAACCGCGACATGCGTTTCATCGCTCCCTCGGATTACGACAAGCTCAAGGTTCGTGATGTGATGACCAAGGACGGGCTGATTACCGGACCGGCGAACATCTCACGTGAAGACGCCCACGACCTGCTTGCGCGTCACAAGGTCGAGAAGCTGCCGTTGGTCGACAAGGACGGCAAGCTCGCCGGTCTGATCACCGTCAAGGACTTCGTGAAAACCGAGCAGTACCCGGACGCCACCAAGGACGACCAAGGACGTCTGCGTGTGGCCGCAGGCATCGGCTTCTTGGGTGACGCGTGGCAACGCGCCAGCGCTCTGATGGAGGCTGGTGTCGACGTGCTCGTCGTCGATACCGCCAACGGCGAGGCCCATCTGGCACTCGACATGATCAAGAGGCTCAAGTCCGACCGCGCCTTCAACGGTGTGCAGATCATCGGCGGCAACGTGGCGACCGCCTCCGGCGCGCAGGCCATGATCGACGCGGGTGTGGACGCGGTCAAGGTCGGCGTCGGCCCCGGCTCCATCTGCACCACGCGTGTAGTCGCGGGCGTCGGCGTTCCGCAGCTCACCGCCGTCTATGACGCGGCCCAGGTCTGCCGTGCGGCCGGCGTGCCCTGCATCGCCGACGGTGGCATCCACTATTCCGGCGACATCGCCAAGGCCCTTGTGGCAGGCGCCTCGACGGTCATGCTCGGCGGCGCGCTCGCCGGCTGCGACGAGACCCCAGGCGAGAAGGTCTTCCTGCACGGCAAGCAGTACAAGCTCTACCGCGGCATGGGCTCGCTGGGCGCGATGGCACCGCGTGGCAAGAAGTCCTACTCCAAGGACCGCTACTTCCAGGCCGACGTCACCAGCAACGACAAGGTCATCCCGGAGGGCGTCGAAGGCGAGGTGCCGTATCGCGGTTCCCTGAACGCGGTGCTCTACCAGCTCATCGGCGGTCTGCACCAGTCGATGTTCTACATTGGCGCGCACAATATCAAGGAGATGGCCGAGAAGGGCCGCTTCGTGCGCATCACCGACGCCGGACTGCGCGAATCGCACCCGCACGACATCGTGATGACCGCCGAAGCCCCGAACTACAGCGGTTTCCACAATGACTGAGTTTCAAATCTGATTCCAGTTAGACCAACTGACGTGCTTGGGGCTGGGATATACGATGTCCGACACGCTCCGGGCTGAGCCGTTAAGCGGCCAATCCAGTGGATTGGCCGTAGGCGAAGTGAGTGCTCGCCAAGAGCACGAAGGCAAAATCTTCGATTTTGCACAGGCCGAGTCTTTACGGTCTGACATCGCATATCCCAGCCCCAAGCACTCAACGGGAAAGTGGTAAAGCAACCGAATGGTATGGTGTTATTAAAAGATTATGGCGTTCGGGGCTCGGCTAAGAAGCGAATAAAAACAATTTAAGGTTGAGTGGTTGGGCGGGGATATACAATGCTGTGGCGTAAAGCTTGGCCTACCGGCCTGGAGGGTGCCTCAGCATTGTATATCCCCGCCCAACCACGTCAGTTAGTTTTTTTAATAATCATTAACGCCGTCACACATGTGAGATAATCTGTAGTGTTCTGTGGTCAAAGATAAAAGGGGAACGAATTATGGTGAATGCTCAGGATGACGAGACGTATACGGCCGAGGGGTCGCGGCTGATCTGGATCGACTGCGAGATGACCGGCCTCGATATCTTCGGCGGCGACGAGCTGGTCGAGGTCTCCGTGGTGCCGACCGATTTCAATCTGAACGTGCTCGACGAAGGCGTGGACTACGTCATCAAGCCCTCGCAGAAGGCCGTCGACCACATGGGCGACTTCGTGCGCGCGATGCACACCCGCTCTGGGCTGATCAAGGAATGGGAGCATGGCCTGAGCCTTGCCGATGCCGAAAAGAAGATCACCGAGTACGTCGCCCGCTTCACGCCGGACGGGGTCAAGCCGCTGCTTGCCGGCAACACCATCGGCAGCGACAAGAAGTACCTCGACCACTTCATGCCGAACTTCATGAGCCATTTGCACTATCGCAGCATCGACGTCAGCACCATCAAGGAGCTGGCCCGTCGCTGGTACCCGGCGGTTTATGTGAACCGTCCGCCCAAGAACGGCGGCCACCGCGCCCTCGCCGATATTATCGAGTCGCTCGACGAGCTGCGCTACTACCGCGAGGCCTTTATGGCCCCGGTTCCCGGCCCGGACGAGGCACAGGCCAAGGCCATTTGCAAGCACATTGTGGAAACGAGCCTCAACGCCGAGTGATGCGGCATCTGCGATGAAAATCAGTGTTTAGATCGGTTTTCGGTGATTTTCATCGCAAGCTCAAATGAAGATGCGATGAAAATCAGGATTATTACGCGGATTTGCTGATTTTCATCGCAGCCTGAATAAGGAAGTGGGAACGGCATGAAGCAGGCGGAGGCGCTGACGATTCTCGGCGCGGGGGCGAACGCGTTCATCACCGGTGCGCCAGGTGCCGGCAAGACCTACGTCTTGAACGAGTTCATCCGCGCCGCCCGTGCCCATGGTGCTTCTGTCGCCGTCACCGCCTCCACCGGCATCGCCGCCACGCACATCAACGGTCAGACCATCCATTCATGGTCCGGCGTTGGCGTCTCGCAGGTGATGACCGAGACGCTGATGAAGCGGATTCGCTCGCGCCGCAAGCGCAAGATCGAGGCAGCCGATATCCTCGTCATCGATGAGGTTTCCATGCTGCCCGCGTGGCTTTTCGACATGGTCGACGACGTCTGCCGGGCGTTGCGCCACAGCCCCGAGCCGTTCGGCGGCCTGCAGGTCGTGCTTTCCGGCGACTTCTTCCAGCTGCCGCCGGTTCGTAAATCGTTCCGTGGGCGTGACGCTCTGCCGCCGAGCCCCGAATTCCTCATGTCCCGTCAGCGCTATGCCGATGCAGGCAAGGACGCCGATGGCTTCGTCACCGAATCGCTGGTCTGGGACGAACTTAATCCAGTGGTCTGCTATCTCACCGAACAGCACCGTCAGGACGATGGCCAATTGCTCACCGTCCTTACCGATATCCGCGAAGGCAGCGTGACCCAGGAAGACCACGATGTGCTCGCCGGGCGTATGGGCAAGTCGCCGGCTGCAGGGGAAGTGGCCGTCCACCTCTTCCCGGTCAACAAACAGGCCGACACCTTGAACGATCTGCGGCTTTCGCAAATCCACGACGAGACGCACGAATACGTCGCCGAGTCGGCCGGCCCTGCGGATCTGGTCAAGCGGCTGAAGAAGAACATGCTCGCCCCCGAAAAGCTTGAGCTCAAAACCGGGGCCGCCGTGATGGCGCTGCGCAACGACGCCGACCACCAGTACGTCAACGGGTCCATCGGCAAGGTGGAGGGGTTCGTTTCGCAGGCCAAGGGCGGTTGGCCTATCGTCGCTTTCGAAAACGGCAACACCGTGACCATGAAGCAGGCTTCGTGGGACATGATGGACGGCGAAACCATACTGGCCAGCGTCAAGCAGGTTCCATTGCGCTGCGCGTGGGCCATCACCATCCACAAGTCACAGGGCATGACCCTCGACCGTGCCGTGATGAACCTGCGCCGCACCTTCGCGCCGGGCATGGGCTATGTCGCGCTCTCACGTGTGGAGAACCTTGATGGGCTCTATCTCGACGACATCAGCGAACGCGCGTTCCTGGTATCGCCTGATGCCGTCCTGCTCGACGGCAAGCTGCGCGACAATTCCAAGGCCGCCTGTGCCCGTCTCGCCGACGAGGGCAGCGTTGCCTTCACCAAGCAGGCCGCCGGTCAGCTGCCGTCCGACGAGGACGAATTCGCCCAAGACGAGCTGTTCTAGTCAAAATCAGAGGTTACGGCGGGCGTTTGTCTGATTTTGACTTGCTGCTTTGCCTAAGCGTGCGCTATTTGTTTCAGTAGAGGATTCACGAATACTGCAACGCGCTGACCCGTTGGATAGTCAACCCGATGATTCGGGCGATATCCGCAAGTTTGAAGCCGCGTTTGCGTAATGAGGCGATGGTATGGCGAGTGAGGGTTGAAGCCCTTTCCTGCGCCTTTGCCGCCTCGTCTCGAGCCTCACGTAACTCACTGATCATCTCATCATCCTGCGCGTCGCCGAGCCGGATTTCAAGATGAACCGCACCGACCGGTTTTCCGAGCGATTTCGCGGCGTCGTGAACCATGGCATCAACCTGGTCGAGCCGTTTGACTTGGGTGAACAATCCTGGCCGTTGCGGAACTTCGATGGCCCACCATTTGCCGGAACGTGTCGCGATGGCGGTGACTTCACTGTTGACCATTCAAATTCCTTTCGAAATATCTGATGATGCTGTTTGCCGTGATTTCATTGATTTCGCGATGGCGGGGGGATTGTGCTTTGAACGCTTCCGATAGACACGATCGTATGATTGCCGCCTTCGTGGAATGCGATATCGAGACAGTGTTCGCGAGCGGGCCCCCGTAATTCTCTTTCCAACTTCTTGCGTTTCACATTATATTCCTTATCTATTGATATTTCAATTCAATATCTATTGATTTTCATTTTTGCTTACTTCGGTTTATTGGGGAATGAACGTCGAATTCGTCGATTGCGTATCATTTACGCTAAAGTCTGAATGCTAAACAATGCAAGCTTGAACGGACACTGTGGTCGAATGCTCGGGGTTTCAGCGTGTTGTGGATGGAATGTGCATGGTTGGGCGCTTATCCACATTT from Bifidobacterium sp. ESL0800 encodes:
- the prfA gene encoding peptide chain release factor 1, producing the protein MADEQFPAAQSALEEYLDIERQMSQPEVASDPKAIRKLGRRHAQLGSIVEAYRAWQHAKEDAEAAKEMAKEDADFADEAKRLEAMVPQAEEKLRGALIPRDPDDVRDTIMEIKAGTGGEEAALFAGDLLRMYTRYAEKRGWSTTIQSENSTELGGVKDVQVAIRAKGNPAPEDGVWASLKYEGGVHRVQRIPVTESQGRIQTSAAGVIVFPEADEDDDEIEIDPKDLKIDIFMSSGPGGQSVNTTYSAVRMTHIPTGVVVSMQDEKSQIQNRAAALRVLKSRLLAMKHEKEAEEAADMRHSQVRSLDRSERIRTYNFPENRIVDHRTNYKAYNLDQVLDGDLQAVIDSDIQADEAARLAKTD
- the orn gene encoding oligoribonuclease; translated protein: MVNAQDDETYTAEGSRLIWIDCEMTGLDIFGGDELVEVSVVPTDFNLNVLDEGVDYVIKPSQKAVDHMGDFVRAMHTRSGLIKEWEHGLSLADAEKKITEYVARFTPDGVKPLLAGNTIGSDKKYLDHFMPNFMSHLHYRSIDVSTIKELARRWYPAVYVNRPPKNGGHRALADIIESLDELRYYREAFMAPVPGPDEAQAKAICKHIVETSLNAE
- a CDS encoding L-threonylcarbamoyladenylate synthase, whose product is MSDVRAIDEESLALAAKIVNDGGLVVLPTDTVYGVAASPFSAEAVSRIYEAKRRPRSKALQVLLSSVDDLKGLDLYLPMPLDRLAKAFLPGPFSPIVVALAGSKLVTLRDELNGSKTQAVRVPDSAACLKTLRAVGPLACSSANRSGGQSPQTVEEAVAALGDDVDLYLDGGPTTSHVASTVVAADPNERDGISIVREGVISVAQVRAALQDAESESPNA
- a CDS encoding MraY family glycosyltransferase, which gives rise to MRVYLFIAAIAGGATWLVTPLVRHLAIEVGAVGEVRARDVHKVPTPRMGGVAMLIGLVVSIVFASKMPFISGLFVGSYQAWVVLAGAVMICLLGVADDLWDLDWMLKLAGQLLISVFVAWGGVQIIFLPFGSLVTASPSISMAITAFLIVASINAVNFVDGLDGLSSGIVAIGGIAFAIYSYVIARATPSYASMATLLDVALVGICVGFLLHNWHPAKLFMGDSGSMLLGYMITCASIIMTGHLDPASVHTSLYLPAFMPILLPILVLFLPVLDMCLAIVRRLSKGQSPMHPDRMHLHHRMLRIGHSVQGAVLILWGWAALISFGSIMILFFKWQYVAIGMVVAAVILTICTLSPYLMRRWLELQKEEGLDVRNARHHRKR
- the prmC gene encoding peptide chain release factor N(5)-glutamine methyltransferase, whose protein sequence is MADTQAKRDTDAMIRLASEELGKAGVETPRNDAKLLLAEAFGVKPGDVEKSILLDMPLHSVVKSDTETGTLGNPDVIRIDADSKNGENDKALQQNESADNRDAQDPGDRQAEADDAAVRRFVVMLARRKQREPLQYIVGHAPFRYLDLDVGPGVFIPRPETETVVQAAIDWLVRNHIKPSRLVDLCAGSGAIGLSLVTELSGSEVWAVEMSEEALKWTKRNQQKVFKDHSLAGYHYHLFHADATNAMMLARLDGTIDAVVTNPPYVPSSQIPQQPEVRDHDPQMALYGGSADGTYIPERIILRASKLLRSGGALVMEHDISQARLLADFAMAHGFRTAHTGDDLTGRPRYLFAVKG
- a CDS encoding XRE family transcriptional regulator, which gives rise to MVNSEVTAIATRSGKWWAIEVPQRPGLFTQVKRLDQVDAMVHDAAKSLGKPVGAVHLEIRLGDAQDDEMISELREARDEAAKAQERASTLTRHTIASLRKRGFKLADIARIIGLTIQRVSALQYS
- a CDS encoding PIF1 family DEAD/DEAH box helicase, whose product is MKQAEALTILGAGANAFITGAPGAGKTYVLNEFIRAARAHGASVAVTASTGIAATHINGQTIHSWSGVGVSQVMTETLMKRIRSRRKRKIEAADILVIDEVSMLPAWLFDMVDDVCRALRHSPEPFGGLQVVLSGDFFQLPPVRKSFRGRDALPPSPEFLMSRQRYADAGKDADGFVTESLVWDELNPVVCYLTEQHRQDDGQLLTVLTDIREGSVTQEDHDVLAGRMGKSPAAGEVAVHLFPVNKQADTLNDLRLSQIHDETHEYVAESAGPADLVKRLKKNMLAPEKLELKTGAAVMALRNDADHQYVNGSIGKVEGFVSQAKGGWPIVAFENGNTVTMKQASWDMMDGETILASVKQVPLRCAWAITIHKSQGMTLDRAVMNLRRTFAPGMGYVALSRVENLDGLYLDDISERAFLVSPDAVLLDGKLRDNSKAACARLADEGSVAFTKQAAGQLPSDEDEFAQDELF
- the rpmE gene encoding 50S ribosomal protein L31; translation: MKQGIHPDYHAVQVTCSCGNTFVTRSTAKGDHMTVDVCANCHPFYTGKQKILDTGGRVARFEKRYGKKTK
- the guaB gene encoding IMP dehydrogenase, with amino-acid sequence MAINSQSDIQSSYNPLPPIFAKMGLAYDDVLLLPNETDVIPSQVDTTTHLTREITMKVPAISAAMDTVTESDMAIAMARNGGIGVLHRNLSIDDQASQVDIVKRSESGMITDPLTVNPEATLADLDKLCGRFHISGLPVVDSDNRLLGIITNRDMRFIAPSDYDKLKVRDVMTKDGLITGPANISREDAHDLLARHKVEKLPLVDKDGKLAGLITVKDFVKTEQYPDATKDDQGRLRVAAGIGFLGDAWQRASALMEAGVDVLVVDTANGEAHLALDMIKRLKSDRAFNGVQIIGGNVATASGAQAMIDAGVDAVKVGVGPGSICTTRVVAGVGVPQLTAVYDAAQVCRAAGVPCIADGGIHYSGDIAKALVAGASTVMLGGALAGCDETPGEKVFLHGKQYKLYRGMGSLGAMAPRGKKSYSKDRYFQADVTSNDKVIPEGVEGEVPYRGSLNAVLYQLIGGLHQSMFYIGAHNIKEMAEKGRFVRITDAGLRESHPHDIVMTAEAPNYSGFHND